Within the Manduca sexta isolate Smith_Timp_Sample1 chromosome 19, JHU_Msex_v1.0, whole genome shotgun sequence genome, the region ATCTGTTTAAAAATCGGTTATATCTCAAATATTTTCTACAGGAACAATTCTTTTTATCCAGGAATTGGTAtatccgtgtgctaaatttcatccaaatccgtttatcGATTACTGGATTTACaccttactaatattaatcAACATTTACCAAACATTGGAACATCCAAAATTTAACATAatcttttgaattttataaaatcaatattattataaaaagaaaatttggcCGTTCAACTTCATTACATTGTAGTACAGCCAAGTGCAGTTTcacttttattaattgatttaaaaaaaggaagaggttctcaattcgaagTGTATTTTTTTGCCAATCGAATCTAAGCTTTATTCTGACATGTAATAGAACATAAGGAAGATCATATTATTGTCGTCTAACATCTTTACGGTACGGACCACCGTCTCTATCATTACATCGGTTTGAATGACATTTCGCTCTCGTAaaccaaattaattatttacttatttattttttcttcgtGTTACAGTTTATGTGTAGTTCTAACTTGGATTCTTCTTTTTttacaacattataatataatctacccgagcataatttatatgtatctaTAGTAACTACAATTAGTGAatgttatatctataataatcaTGTACTTAGAatctatttttcttattattactttttagaCTGTTTCTAAACTTAATAGTGTATAATTAGTAGTAGacctaataaataagtaaataaatctaCGTCTTACAATAAGTCTTATTATTCGTATTGACGTACTCTCCATAAAAGTCATAAAGCATGATCAAAGGTCATTCGTCTATAATCAAACTACGTCATGGCAGGATTAGATGTTAATAATAGTTAATTACCATAGCCATTTATCTCAGTTCTATGATGCAacagaatttaataattcatattaaaataacattgggGTCCaggtcaaaatattattttgcatgTTATTTCTCggaattatagtttttatagcgacgatagcctagttagaagTGGCACGGACTGCTGTGACGAATGTCCGTAAGTTCAAAAACCAAGGGCCCGCTCCTCATACCTTTCTAAAGTTACGTGACCATTCTTTGggcattatcgcttgctttaacggtaaacaaaaacattgtgaggaaacctgcaatgCAGGAAAGGGCtggcattatattattattacatatataacttATAGATGATGTCGTAAAAGGTGGTTagatattgtatttgtaatggGAGCATATTcatcagtaaaattattatttatttgaatatcgtAAAGAAAACCAAGTAAATAGCTAATGCCAGATATTATTCCTTAATGCATTCGTTTATTAATGAGAATTGTACTTCCCTGTACAAGATGTAGGCACGCTGGCGTCGATTACGCGATCTGAATCATTAATGTCATTCAAATGATTCGTACGCAGGAATTTCCATTACGGAAGCATTGCCTTCATATTAATCTACGTTTGTTATATTCCATAAGCTCTCggtaaaaatatgaaagaatATTCGTAAGGCTTTTTTTCAGAATACTATGATTTAAGCAACGCAGTTATTCAGCTCAGTTATAAGCTGACAATTTAGTGGACtgcaaataagtatttttaagagGCTTAGATTTTCAATTATATGTTTACCTCATGATTAGTTTTGATTGTAATCAGGTACAGTGAAGTGTGAATTTCAATCCACAGGAGACGTAGCCTTCTGATGAAGGGCATTATTATGTCGGCTGGTCTTATTGAATATACGACACTTCGGTAAATGTCGCTCTGGGTTTTTTACATGTGAAAAAAGTTTGCTCTGGCATAGTAATATGTTCTATATTagactttttataaattcacaTAGCCGccacaataaaaatagaaaaaatacctCAAAAAAACCTGGAAAAAACTTCTATACCGTACTAATTGCGAACGTGCGATCCATAACTCACTTTATATACAAACCTTTTCTAAATTTCAAGCGGAATTTTTCGCCGAAATAAATTGAAAAGATCGCACGAAAGGCATTAATCAAACGAATAAAAACGCATTAAATAGGGCCATGATACCGACTGACGAGTTTTCGATACATCCCTTTACAGAAACGTTAAGCTGAAAATGTTTCCGAATATTAGCGGATCGGTTTTACGCCCATCGATTATCGATTAATAGACGAAGATTACgagtttttatttgatttgaggCTCGTCTACTTTATTAGATTTGAAGACTTTAACTACTTTTTGGCATCAAAATGTTAAAGTTACGTAATCCTTTTGTATTGTGGAAAATAATCAGAATACAGTAATTTCTAGAAGCAGATAAAAGCTAATTAAACAAACTGGTTAAATTTCTAATGATAAGTAATTATCGTTCACAAACAGGCTTTCCACAAGAGGAATTATGGATAGttgtcaaattttaaatatttaaagaaaatggaCATTTAGAAGAGATTTATTAGGTGTTCCgcaagtaattatatttatgtcatgGGTAATTTGGATGGTTTCGAAAAAGATATGCTGTTTATAACTAAAATGAGGCTATGTGTCAGGAGTATATTTTTGTCTCTTAGAAATAGTTCCCTTATTTCATGATTTTCTATTGCAGGCGCCACAATTCATCACATTCAAAGAAGGCAAGCTTGGAGTGAACTTTGGTGGATACCATGCGGGCGTTGGACTTGGCGGCTTATTGGGTAcgtttcctttttatttttagtttttcctGCGGAAAGTTTGATCCCGTGGTTTggtattatatcaaaatatgaaGTATGAATATTTACAAATCTACGATGACAAAACTACGACCATATGAAATGCGTTCTAGGCTCGACGCAGACGTCCAATTTCTGCACTATAAAATTCGCGACAAAGATCAGTCAATATtccgttttatataaatattaatgaaacataCATTTCCTTTAACTAATGgctaaaataatcaataattgaCTAGTTGATGATGCTTTGTCTTTTATTTACTAGTAatctataaaaagtaataacaaatgttattttcaacataaatataacGTTATTGTACAATTTCGAAGGAATAAGTGTATGtgcgtttatttatttgaattaaaatgtgACGCACTGAGATCGCAAATGCATGTATAATTAACTTTGTAATAATCGATAATTGCTAGAAAACTCAGGTTTGCATAATTGACTTAttgttgaatttaattattgttatttctttgttaTGTCAGTTTAATTAATCACTACACTATAAAGTAgtagcatttttatattacataatattataagtcctacattgtaataaatatttatgttatacgCAAACTTTTTCCAGTGTAGGTTTTATGCGAACGTCTTAGTTTTTTGATACATAAAACTTTTAACCTAGTGTGAGGTGTTATAAGACTGTTTCTTCCTATTTTTATTGTCatcgtaatataataattttcattcctAAATCATTGGTCCATTAAAAGGGTACTTCACAACATTTTCTTTTGAATAGCTGTTTGTAtgtgttgtagaacctcttgttctaatataatttaaaaatttaaaacataaatgtattatgtcaactcatgtaaaacaagtgttcaatgataaaaaaaacattctctgaatttatgcgtatttttcatttcacgtatagtatttcattatttatactaCATTATGCATGCAAATTTAATGCAATGTTGTAATCCAAACGTATAATgaagtttaataaaacatgaaatatacaCTGACTGTAAAAGCTGAACCGGTCGGTCCTGGTTTATAGCAGATGCCATATCCCTGATGAATAAAAACACATTCCCAGCGTCCGTACGTCATCCAGAAAAAACAGCTCGCGCGAACCTTAATTTGCTTTGAAAATGCAATAAGCGAgcacttttaaaatttacatttgataataaaacagCGTTGTGTAATTGGTAATATAAAGTGAATGGTCGTTGACATGTCTGCTGGTTGTGATTAAACCATTATGAGAACCGATTGATGGGTTATGACAACGCGGAGTTATTGTAAATATCAAAtagtgatatttataaattatacagtaTGCAAGGTTTAGGACTTGAGGGTAATCAGTGTTCCATTCTAAtccaaaatatgttatataatatatattttttttttacaattttaacacCTAATTATTTTTGCCTTTCTAAGCCAGCTTTTAAGCATGAAAGGAAAAGGGATCATACTAAAAGGTCATATTCATACGTAATGAGCGATGAGATAGATTAAACAAGGCGATAGCACACGAGTACCCATGCGTTAAGGGTGTTTTTACAAAAACTTTGTTAAGGGTTACTTtgtcatttatcattattttaaaaccgaTCTCAAAGGTGgaagttttatttattcgttttatttattaagttctGTGATAACTTTTTATCCCATAGTGCAATTTAAATGATTTCCCACTCTGTCTCCTCCATCTCCTGCTTTGCTATAGAGGGtgtgaacaattaatattttcaactcctccctatctttctagttgattaatttcgttgcgggataaagacaaattagttttccttgAGATtagccgagcttcaccgctcggtgttataaaatgcgtgccactgctgatcctggcttacaggagttgtagtggagGGTGTGAGGGCGGGTAAGTCTTTTAAAGATGAAAATACATactttatagaaatataagaCAGAAGAGTTCCTTTGGGTTCTTGTAAAATGTCTTTTTCTACACTTATAAATAGTGCTGATCTTAATGATAAGtgacgataaaaataaaaattaggttaatgaattaatacgtctctcttaaataatgtttatggaCCAATTGGCTATGTTTGatgttattctataaatataatcattataaacacAAATCTAGAATGTCTAGATCGTAGCAAGTTAAATATTGAATGGTTCAATAAAAGGTCTACTGGAAGATCTTGAGATAAAAggttccaaatttaaatgaGGAATCTTAGAAATTCATGAATACACAGTATTCTTATCCACATCAAATAAATCTAAACTAtgcgaataaataaatttagaatataatgtaaatataaaaaaaaaatacaactatttgTGTAAGTACCTACAAAACGTTTGTCCAAAAATctttttaagataatattattgatgTTTGTGTCCATTcattaattctttcataaacCGTTATCATCTCTTGGCGTACCAagtatacatttatgttttatctgtgctaaataatatttttttaaaggtggAGGCGTTGGCGGTGGGCTGTTTGCTGAAGCTGGTACTCCTCACGGACAATCAGCGAGGGCCGGTCTCGGTGGAAATGTAGACGAGAATGGCAGAACAGCAGGTAAgacatatttctattataaaattataacgtaAATTCCATACCTAGTAAAAGATTTAGGGAGAAAGGGTATTCACGCTATTGCAGTAACCTGGTGGTCTTTGTTAATGGAATATTGACCAGCCCATATAAGTAATAGCAATAGTTCTAAAGGGGTAAGGGAAGATATAGAAGTAGAGTAaggataaaaagaaaaaactgaGAGGATCTAACAgttgattaaatattaaaatcaatctacttttcggattctatcgcggtgttttatattttagttttctcccgtcgtttcgaagactttgcagccatcatggtcacaggggggactaaatcggaacccaaaaaaccggctgccagacttcaagacactgtgagctcatgaACGGACCACTAAcacctaaaatttaaaaaatgttgtataattgtaaaatgtaggtagatattgtaactttgactttgcggatgaacaacaacctcagtcccccctgtgaccatgaggctgcaaagtcttcgaaacgtcgggagaaaactaaaatataaaaaaacgcgatagaatccgaaaagtaaatgcgataaacaaaacaacaaaagtCAAATCGGCACCCATACATACATTGTAGAATTTAAGCTGAGTGAAGTGGTGATTGAATCAAAGATGCATTCCCACCGTACGATGCAATGTCTACAAAACACTATACCTCCGGTCGTTGGACATTGCTTTAAACTGTCAGGTTCAGCCGATTTCGAATGCCGGCGTTACTTATTCCTCGAAATGAACAaggaaatattaaacattatttaaatgcgCGTAATCCTGTTGTCAgggttttgttaattttaaaagtaatatgcAATACAGTAATATTCAAGCGAACAATCAGTTGCAGTATTTCACTGCTATACGCTATtagtatatattacatattggagatatatttattaataatgtatttcctTTCATAAGTTTTCCAAAAGTatctcatatatttttaatatactttttttcatGGCAACAGAACTACAGTTTTATTGGGATACAATAGTAAAGGTAGACCTTAGATGATACATGTAGACAACATagttattatgtatatacatatattttcacAATGAGGTACAAAATCGTAAAATTAACAGTTTTTACAACATTTCTATATTTACtgctaaaataattaacaacgcTATAAAAGTTAAAGTGCTACAGCGAAACTGCTCGAAAAAACTTAACCTATAACAGGAAACATATTTGCAACACATTCAACAATTCCTGTCGAACTACACCCATATTTGTCATCCGCAGAAGCAAAACTTGCGcgaaaaattttacttattaaaataaaatttattgctgCTTATTAAACGAGCTGGTGGACAAGTTTGAACATTTAGGTCCGAAATCCAATCGTCACATTATTGAgatgcaaattattatttagattatcaatataaatctatatctatactttagaccgaataatatttatttattaggttttccagcaaaCTTAACACtccgattacaataattaaaatattataacttatagctataatgttaCAAGTACATAGAACGAACGTGCAGTATTAATTGAGTGTTTGACTTTGAGGCGACATTTGAACTCAGGAGGGCAagactaataaataattgaggCTGGTGATGCTGCGCTACAATTATGAATACGTTCTAAGCGAACAGCAATTACATTTGCAACAATATTATTGAACAAACTATCAGTTgcagtattttattgtaacaattaaataaatatattttactgctGTCAACATAATAGGTGGACTGGTAAAATCCACCTTTATTTTGTACAAACTGAAATAaagtacttaaattaataatttatagttaatcCTCGAAACACAATAACGAAAGAATGGTTAATAACCAGCGTagtaataatgatataataatatcagccctgtgttatgtactatcccactgctgggcacggcctcatctactactgacaAGGTTTAAATCTTAGTCCACCGCGTTGGTCTAATGCGGatgggcagacttcacataacttCGAAATTCTGTAACCTCACAACACTGAAATGGAAGATAGAATATCCGGCCTGAGcctggaataaataataatttgatgaaTTTAGGCCATCGTATGATATGTGAAATactcatatttttgtatttttataggaaACCTCTTTGCTGGTGCAACAGCAGGGCGCAGCGTTGGAGCTGCAGCTGGCCTCGGTGGAAAAGTTGTAGCTGGAGAGACAGGTGGTGTAGGGTTCGGAGTAGCTGAAGGAGGCATTCAGCAAGCTTCAGCTGGCCTGGTAAGAAGCAAAGAAGAGAGACGTAGGAGAAAAGAACTGAAAAAAGCACTACGCAACTATGAAAAGAAATTCCTTTGATTGGTGACGGCAGAGTTCACAGTTAATATAATTTGGTGgtgtcatacatattttatttttcctataaCTAATTCTTAAgcatttaagaataaaatataatacttatacaattacattttattcgtTTACTCCTAAAATTGAATCCGCCTTACTTATCTATTCgacaattaacatatttttttcgattATAATTAGCTCGCTGGTTGCGACTAAATGTGTGATTACTCTGAGGAATAAGGTAATAGACCCCATATTTCTACATGCATGCACTCACAATAACACATCCATTCGCAATTTCACGTCTCGTTTTCGGGGCTCGATTCTCATTGTTCCTACTATGATTCACTGCAGTCCATCTGCTGCATCACATATGCATGAGGCTTTTCAACACTGAAACGTAATGCAAAATGCATTTCTTACGTCACTCATTCTGCATGAGTATATATTTCTGATTTATGGAAGTTTTATGTACTTGTTTAATTTCCAGGCAGGTGAAACAAATGTCCACGGATCAGCGGGGATCACATATTCTGGCACAAAATCCCTTGCAGTACCCAGCACGATAGTTAAAGAAACTGAAGTATCAGTAGTCCCAGTTGAAAATGTAAAACACAAGAAAATTCATAAAGAGTACAATGTTGATGCATTTAATGAAATAACACCTGTAGCGGCTGCGGGAGTCGAAGCAAATGTCGGGGCAAGTGTCAATCTGAATGCTAACGCACAACCAACAGCCGTCGTCAAAGAAGTGAGTAAATGGATACCGCATCGTAATAGTAACAGACGTAGTTACGCTACTATTGATTTACAAGATATAATGAACTACGCTCTTCGAGTTCCTTCAACAGGAGTCGGTCAGACGAGGTGGAGGACGTACAAAAATAATAGGGCTCATCAGGTTTGTCTAAAGTCTGCTGTTCTGTGTTACAAATGCACCAGAGGCTTTAAGACAGCTGGACTTAGAGCACTTGCCttccatatttaataaattgttttccgATGTGTGTctctcgcatttataatgtGCTAACActgaagttaaataaattaaatattttaatttattaataaatattatgtgattaCAGGTTTACGTCGAGCCGCAACCGGTAGTAGTGGAAAAACACATTGTTCACACACATACTAAGCCACATCATGTCCATAACGCAGCGTATATCGGCGGTTTTATCGGAGCGGGGATCGATGCAGCCCCACAACCTGTTTCTGTTCATAAGTCCGTTGGAACAGCCATTCAAAAGAGGATCGACGTCGGTGTTGAAAGCGAGGGGAGCATAGCGGCTGCAGCTGCGGCCGATGCCCATGGAGGTGGCCAAGTATTACACACTAAAGAAGTAACTGTATCGAGGAATCCTAACTTCTTCCAAGATATTTTcaatgtaagtaataataaagaaaGTCATAACTCATcgtctaaattttttttatatttaaacgatACTACATCtactcacaaataaataaattattcaattagataaagataaaaaaaccttaattcAAGTATTGTGTGGCAAAATAATATCAACGGTATAATGGAACATACACACTAACCTACTTGGCGGCCTGTAAACTtcacttcatatttttatatgttcgcAGATCCCTATTTCCGCGTTGAAGTCAGTAAGCACTTTTCTCACTAACACGGCCGGAAACACAGGCGTCTCGGTACAGAACTCTGCCACGATTCATACAGGTGCttacttttaaaagtttaaataagtttgtttatatggatttttaataaataaaaagtaaaaacttagTTAATGTTTCATTATAACTTCGGTTTTgaagaacataaaatataaaataatatttatggttaATGTAGTTAAGAGAGGATTGACGACAGGCAAGTGGTCAATCGTATGAATTAAGCCAAATTCTTTCTGGAACATGCTTGATACAGTATTGTATTGATtccacattttattaaataaggacAAGTGGAAGAAGAGGAAATCTTATACCAAATGATGAGGTCTATTTGTAGTATAACACAAAATTTCAAACAGAAGATAGATTCTACGTTAAGGTACTTGTATATAAGTGACCCATGGAGAACTGCGAGACATAAACTCAGCATTTTCTTCGCCCTTGTAATCttgatgatatttttatctCCCTAGCTTTtactacgtttttattttttacgatcATCCCATTTACGTGCAAACCTTTGGcgaacttgttaaaaatataaataaatttacagaatATAAAGTCCACATTATCGTACTTTTATGTCATATACTATCTGGTGAAAACATCACCGCTGGCTGTAAAGTACTTAAACTTAAAAGTCTACTTGCTCTCTTagtaatcttaatttttatagtatttttaatgaagacattttttaagttatcgttTATTCTTACTTTAGGCATTAGAATCCTTTAggcattatgttttattttagctaataattaaaataataatttgataggttataactttttaaagtaAAGTACTTTATTTTGCTTAGTAATGTTTACAAGTTCTACCGTTTACAagaaacatatataattattatattacatataaaaatattatactgaaaatattttcattgctgCATGTCTAACCTTTTATATCATCCATTATATCACAGATTCTGATAAGATAACACCGAAACATGCATCAtctgtatcatcatcatcatccgaAGCACATATAGCAATAGAAACTCCAAGTGCTTCGCAACTCATTGACGGTATATTCTCTGTAAGTCCAGCTCATAAATAAGGTTTAAGTAACATTACAGCACCCTTAAAATTAATTGGCTTCTTATTCCACTAACATTCACTCTGAAGTTGATTTATTTGGCTTTTGTAGCGAGAGATGGTTATTTCAAACactaaaaatcaataacatatttataggaaatatttgattactatttatatttaaaaataaaacatacaatttcaaGATTTCTTAGTTACTTAATCTTATAAATCCAAATGAAAGTTGCTTCGAAAAGCAAATAAATTTTCTTGAAGATTCTGGAATAATCCATTACGGTTCTGTTTATTTTTCTCGGCAttgataacatattattatttacttttattttgcattgattTAACTCTATTTATCTCACAAAGTAGTTTACAAAGTAGAAATCCAAAGGAAAGTTCGAAACATTTTTAAGGATACTAAATTTTTATCTGGCCACCAAAATTTTATGACTTTGACCGCTATAAAGTTATcgagaataaattttattccagTTTTAAAGCAGCTAAATGACTCCAGATATGCTAAGCATTTATTTTGGTAGTAAAGTTAACAGAAAgtcaaaaattgtttaatattcctatgaaaataacataaattattataatttaatgatttcttatgtttacgcgaatgttagaatgtttatcgcgataaaatccacaaaatactattatttcaaTGTCAGTAATCCAAGATTTAAAATTGACGAATTAATTCCGTTATTATCTTTTAGATAAAAGTATTTGCAACCAATTTTGGATTGAATTTTTATACAGTTCTAAAAATACgttttgtttgaaaaatgtacatatttgacgctttttaaaactttttcctGACTAAAACTTAGTAGCTCAAGGGAGTTGCTTAATTGCTTTAGAAAAATGTACTCAACTCCACCTAATTGC harbors:
- the LOC115441947 gene encoding uncharacterized protein LOC115441947 isoform X1 is translated as MRAMFLLLTLLISQCYSAPQFITFKEGKLGVNFGGYHAGVGLGGLLGGGVGGGLFAEAGTPHGQSARAGLGGNVDENGRTAGNLFAGATAGRSVGAAAGLGGKVVAGETGGVGFGVAEGGIQQASAGLAGETNVHGSAGITYSGTKSLAVPSTIVKETEVSVVPVENVKHKKIHKEYNVDAFNEITPVAAAGVEANVGASVNLNANAQPTAVVKEVSKWIPHRNSNRRSYATIDLQDIMNYALRVPSTGVGQTRWRTYKNNRAHQVYVEPQPVVVEKHIVHTHTKPHHVHNAAYIGGFIGAGIDAAPQPVSVHKSVGTAIQKRIDVGVESEGSIAAAAAADAHGGGQVLHTKEVTVSRNPNFFQDIFNIPISALKSVSTFLTNTAGNTGVSVQNSATIHTDSDKITPKHASSVSSSSSEAHIAIETPSASQLIDGIFSIPINTLSAVNKFLENNVPVRKRIQVTQGETEEPTRIRLGPHARRRANKRVIVLEEANNSGSQ
- the LOC115441947 gene encoding uncharacterized protein LOC115441947 isoform X2, producing MRAMFLLLTLLISQCYSAPQFITFKEGKLGVNFGGYHAGVGLGGLLGGGVGGGLFAEAGTPHGQSARAGLGGNVDENGRTAGNLFAGATAGRSVGAAAGLGGKVVAGETGGVGFGVAEGGIQQASAGLAGETNVHGSAGITYSGTKSLAVPSTIVKETEVSVVPVENVKHKKIHKEYNVDAFNEITPVAAAGVEANVGASVNLNANAQPTAVVKEVYVEPQPVVVEKHIVHTHTKPHHVHNAAYIGGFIGAGIDAAPQPVSVHKSVGTAIQKRIDVGVESEGSIAAAAAADAHGGGQVLHTKEVTVSRNPNFFQDIFNIPISALKSVSTFLTNTAGNTGVSVQNSATIHTDSDKITPKHASSVSSSSSEAHIAIETPSASQLIDGIFSIPINTLSAVNKFLENNVPVRKRIQVTQGETEEPTRIRLGPHARRRANKRVIVLEEANNSGSQ